From the Candidatus Saccharibacteria bacterium genome, the window TTGTGCTGCTGGAAGCGATGGCAAGCGGTGTGCCGGTGGTTGCCGGTGATAACCCAGGGTATGTATCAGTTTTACAAGGTAAGGGTTTGTTGTCGCTAGTAAACCCCAAAGACACTACTAATTTTGCACGCCGACTAAAGTTGTTTTTGCAGGATGATGAGATTGTGAATCTGTGGCTTGATTGGGCAAACCAACATATCCAGCACTATACCTATGAGTCGGTTGTAGATAAGTATGAAAAGTTGTACGAAAGCATTATAAAGTGATATGAAAATTGGCTTTGTGTTGGATGATAGCTTAGACAAGGTAGATGGCGTACAGCAGTACATTTTGACTCTAGGTCGTTGGCTGAAAAGCGAGGGGCATCAGGTGCATTATCTCGTCGGTGAGACGAAACGTACAGATATTGCCAACGTACATAGCTTGAGCAAAAATCTTCAGGTACATTTTAACCAAAACCGGATGTCAACGCCCCTGCCTGCGAAGAAATCCGCCATTAAGCGTTTGCTGAGCCAAAAACAGTTTGATGTATTGCATGTGCAACTACCTCACAGCCCCTTTTTGGCTGGTCGAGTTATTAGTATGGCGCCAAAAACCACCGCGATATTTGGTACATTTCATATTATTCCGGTTTCTTGGCGAGAACAGATTGCCACCAGGGTACTTCGGCTGTTAGTCGCGCGCAGTCGACGGCGCATTGACAGGACGTTCGCTGTTTCTATGCCGGCGGCTCGGTTTGCCAAAAAAGCGTACGGTCTACAAGCCACGGTTTTACCGAACGCAGTAGCGATTGCTCATTATCATGGAGCAAATCAATTACCGCGTTACAGTGACGGCAAAATTAATATAGTTTTTTTGGGTCGACTAGTTGAGCGCAAAGGTTGCATGGCATTATTAAAGGCGATTGAGCTGTTGCACAGTAAGAATGAGCTACAGAATGTACGGGTGTTAATCTGCGGAAAAGGACCGCTGGAACATCATCTGAAAGAATTTGTTAAATATCATCATTTAAGCCACGTGGTTACGTTTTGCGGGTTTGTCTCAGAGCAACAGAAACCGCGTTTTCTAGCCACTGCAAATATTGCTGTTATGCCGAGTACCGGCGGTGAAAGTTTTGGTATTGTTCTGGTCGAGGCGATGGCTGCTGGTGCTGAGGTGGTGATTGGCGGCGATAATATTGGCTATAGAACGGTTCTAGATAACCGATCTGACCAATTAGTTAACCCTAACGATACAAAAACGTTTGCCAGAAAATTGCGTCGATTCATACGCAACCCACGAGCGAGAAAAGCGGTTGATGCGTGGCAGCAAGATTGGGTGCAGCAGTTTGATGTACGAGTTGTTGGTCAACAGCTCATCGACGAATATGAAGATGTAATTGCGAAACGCAAAACTGCATGAGATACTTGAAGTTAATATGGGATTGCTAAGATCAACAAATAAAACAATAACAATCAGTACAGAAACAATTGTCAAAGCTATATTGCTGACAATTGGAGCTTTTATTGTCTTGAGAGTGGTTGATATGGTGGCTTATCAATTGCAGTTACTAGTTATTTCAGCCTTTTTTGCATTAGCTTTAAACCCTGCTGTGACATGGGCTTCACGCTTACTTAAAAAAGGTAATCGGATTTTGGCTACTGGTATAGCTTATGTGGTGGTATTAGGCGGCGTGCTGACATTTTTGACACTGTTTATTACTCCGTTAGTTGGTCAGTCGGTTGATTTTTTCCGTAATCTTCCCCAGACACTTGAAGAAAGCCGGCAGCAAGAAACAGTGATTTGGCAACTGGTTGATAACTATAACATTGACCAAGAACTAAAAACTTTTGCAGCCGATACCAGCAACCGTGCAAACGAACTAGCCAGCCAGGCTTTGACT encodes:
- a CDS encoding glycosyltransferase family 4 protein; protein product: MKIGFVLDDSLDKVDGVQQYILTLGRWLKSEGHQVHYLVGETKRTDIANVHSLSKNLQVHFNQNRMSTPLPAKKSAIKRLLSQKQFDVLHVQLPHSPFLAGRVISMAPKTTAIFGTFHIIPVSWREQIATRVLRLLVARSRRRIDRTFAVSMPAARFAKKAYGLQATVLPNAVAIAHYHGANQLPRYSDGKINIVFLGRLVERKGCMALLKAIELLHSKNELQNVRVLICGKGPLEHHLKEFVKYHHLSHVVTFCGFVSEQQKPRFLATANIAVMPSTGGESFGIVLVEAMAAGAEVVIGGDNIGYRTVLDNRSDQLVNPNDTKTFARKLRRFIRNPRARKAVDAWQQDWVQQFDVRVVGQQLIDEYEDVIAKRKTA